One region of Mucilaginibacter gotjawali genomic DNA includes:
- a CDS encoding threonine/serine exporter family protein — MAENLEKQEIKDIGDTLLEIAMYLLVSGASTGRVRTTVERISANFSFNTYILISQRTILLNMYDGDNDCVFNGLKRTPPHHVNFTMISGISRLSWFVVNEDWGIGKIKEELARVKQLAHYPRLVTLVLTGLAGAAFCRLAGGGPLEMGVVFIASTIGLFIRQETTKLNFNPYLCIYFAAFTASMIAAGFIKLDVAKIHEPAFATSVLFLIPGVPLINAFSDLIDGNLNNGLIRGINGFIISFTIALGLLTSMAILHI; from the coding sequence ATGGCGGAAAATCTGGAAAAACAGGAAATTAAGGATATTGGCGACACGCTGCTGGAGATTGCCATGTACCTATTGGTATCGGGCGCCAGCACCGGCCGGGTTAGGACGACGGTTGAACGGATCTCGGCTAATTTTTCCTTCAATACCTATATCCTCATCAGCCAGCGCACCATTTTGCTTAATATGTACGATGGCGACAATGATTGTGTCTTCAACGGCTTAAAACGCACTCCCCCGCACCACGTCAATTTTACCATGATCTCGGGCATCAGCCGTTTAAGCTGGTTTGTGGTAAATGAAGACTGGGGGATCGGCAAGATCAAAGAGGAACTGGCCAGGGTAAAACAACTGGCACACTATCCGCGCCTGGTTACGCTGGTGCTTACCGGGCTGGCCGGTGCGGCCTTTTGCAGGCTGGCCGGTGGCGGCCCTTTAGAAATGGGGGTGGTGTTTATCGCGTCAACCATAGGCCTTTTTATCAGGCAGGAAACTACAAAACTCAACTTTAACCCTTACCTGTGCATTTATTTTGCCGCTTTTACGGCCTCAATGATCGCCGCCGGATTCATAAAGCTGGACGTTGCCAAAATACACGAACCTGCCTTTGCCACTTCGGTACTGTTCCTGATTCCGGGCGTGCCTTTGATCAATGCATTTTCTGACCTGATCGACGGCAACCTCAACAACGGGTTGATCAGGGGCATCAATGGTTTTATCATTTCTTTCACCATAGCATTGGGTTTACTAACCTCGATGGCTATTTTACATATTTAA
- the thrS gene encoding threonine--tRNA ligase: protein MINITLPDGSVREYDKGISSMQIAMSISEGLARNVLAAEVDGQVWDASRPIEKDAHVKLLTWNDLQGKATFWHSSAHLMAEALEALYPGTKFGIGPAIETGFYYDVDFGDREFSSDEFKQIEDKIIELAKTKEEFIRKPVSKADAIDYFTEKGDEYKLDLIKDLPDGSITFYTQGNFTDLCRGPHIPNTGFIKSVKLMSVAGAYWRGDESRKQLTRIYGVTFPKQSELTEYLHMLEEAKKRDHRKLGKEMELFAFSEKVGMGLPLWLPKGAALRQRLVDFMTKAQVKAGYEQVVSPHIGHKNLYVTSGHYEKYGADSFQPIKTPQEGEEFFLKPMNCPHHCEMYKTKPRSYKDLPVRYAEFGTVYRYEQSGELHGLTRVRGFTQDDAHLFCRPDQVKDEFKKVIDLVLYVFTALGFDNYTAQVSLRDPENKAKYIGSDENWALAEAAIIEAAEEKGLKTVVELGEAAFYGPKLDFMVKDALGRKWQLGTIQVDYNLPERFELEYTGSDNQKHRPVMIHRAPFGSLERFIAVLIEHCAGNFPLWLSPEQFIILPISEKYEDYAKKLSESLKDSDICGLIDFRDEKIGRKIRDAEVKKIPYMLIVGEKETAEGLVSVRKHGQGDLGSMSIEDFKQQIIKEITV from the coding sequence ATGATTAATATTACACTTCCTGATGGTTCCGTTCGTGAGTACGATAAGGGAATCAGTTCCATGCAGATCGCAATGTCGATCTCCGAAGGTTTGGCACGAAACGTACTGGCTGCCGAAGTTGACGGACAGGTTTGGGATGCCAGCCGCCCAATCGAAAAAGATGCACACGTAAAATTATTAACCTGGAACGACCTGCAGGGTAAAGCTACCTTCTGGCATTCATCGGCCCACTTAATGGCCGAAGCATTGGAAGCTTTATACCCCGGCACCAAGTTTGGTATCGGCCCGGCCATTGAAACCGGCTTTTATTATGATGTCGACTTTGGTGACCGCGAGTTTTCTTCAGATGAATTCAAACAGATTGAAGACAAGATCATTGAACTTGCCAAAACCAAGGAGGAATTTATCCGCAAACCGGTGAGCAAGGCCGATGCAATAGACTATTTTACCGAAAAAGGCGATGAGTACAAGCTGGACCTGATCAAGGACCTGCCTGATGGCTCCATCACTTTTTATACCCAGGGCAATTTTACCGACCTGTGCCGCGGGCCGCATATCCCCAACACCGGTTTTATCAAATCCGTAAAGCTGATGAGCGTTGCGGGGGCCTACTGGCGCGGTGATGAAAGCCGCAAACAGCTTACCCGCATCTACGGGGTTACTTTCCCGAAACAAAGCGAACTGACTGAATACCTGCACATGCTGGAGGAAGCCAAAAAACGCGACCACCGTAAACTGGGCAAGGAAATGGAATTATTTGCCTTCTCTGAAAAAGTGGGCATGGGTTTACCTTTATGGTTACCTAAGGGCGCGGCATTGCGCCAGCGCCTGGTTGACTTTATGACCAAAGCACAGGTAAAGGCAGGGTACGAGCAGGTGGTTTCGCCGCATATCGGGCATAAAAATTTATACGTAACATCGGGTCATTACGAAAAATATGGCGCTGATTCATTTCAACCTATAAAAACACCGCAGGAAGGCGAGGAGTTCTTTTTAAAACCGATGAACTGCCCGCACCATTGCGAAATGTATAAAACCAAACCGCGCAGCTATAAGGATCTTCCGGTTCGTTACGCGGAGTTTGGTACTGTTTACCGTTACGAACAAAGCGGCGAGTTGCACGGTTTAACCCGTGTGCGCGGCTTTACACAGGACGATGCGCATTTATTTTGCCGCCCCGACCAGGTAAAGGATGAATTTAAAAAAGTAATTGACCTGGTATTGTATGTGTTTACCGCTTTAGGTTTTGATAATTATACCGCACAGGTATCATTAAGAGATCCGGAAAACAAGGCTAAATACATCGGCAGCGACGAAAACTGGGCGCTGGCCGAAGCAGCGATCATTGAAGCGGCTGAAGAAAAGGGCTTAAAAACCGTAGTTGAATTAGGCGAAGCGGCTTTTTATGGCCCTAAGCTTGATTTTATGGTGAAGGACGCCCTTGGCCGTAAATGGCAGTTAGGCACTATCCAGGTGGATTATAACCTGCCTGAACGCTTTGAACTGGAGTATACCGGCAGCGATAACCAGAAACACCGCCCTGTAATGATCCACCGTGCACCTTTTGGCTCATTGGAAAGGTTTATTGCGGTTTTGATTGAACATTGCGCAGGTAATTTCCCGTTATGGTTATCGCCGGAGCAATTTATCATTTTGCCGATCTCGGAAAAATATGAAGATTATGCAAAAAAACTTTCAGAATCATTAAAAGATTCCGATATTTGCGGGCTTATTGATTTCAGGGATGAAAAAATAGGGCGTAAGATTCGTGACGCTGAAGTGAAAAAAATCCCGTATATGCTGATCGTCGGCGAAAAAGAAACAGCTGAAGGGTTGGTTTCAGTTCGTAAACATGGTCAGGGCGATTTGGGAAGCATGAGCATTGAAGATTTTAAACAACAGATAATTAAAGAAATAACAGTATAA
- the rpmI gene encoding 50S ribosomal protein L35 — MPKMKTNSSAKKRFSITGTGKITRKNAFKSHILTKMSTKRKRNLTHTSLVSDADMGNVKRMLCIGK; from the coding sequence ATGCCAAAAATGAAAACCAATTCCAGCGCTAAAAAACGCTTTAGCATTACTGGAACCGGTAAAATCACCAGGAAGAACGCTTTCAAAAGCCACATCTTAACCAAGATGTCGACTAAACGTAAGCGCAACCTTACCCACACCAGCCTTGTATCTGATGCAGATATGGGTAATGTGAAACGTATGCTTTGCATAGGTAAGTAA
- a CDS encoding threonine/serine exporter family protein: MEWLLIFEKGIWFGLAAMGFAVLFNVPTRTLAPIFIMGAFGGLTKAIMLHYEINVIGASFAGATLIGFISIFFAHEKHAPPPIFAIPAVIPMVPGIFAYRMMIGLISLAGKIDNTAYTRIMSETTNNGLKVMFILMGLATGVGLPMLITRKDSAKDLRFKRNRKVTG; the protein is encoded by the coding sequence ATGGAGTGGTTACTGATATTTGAAAAAGGAATCTGGTTTGGACTGGCCGCTATGGGTTTCGCTGTGCTGTTTAACGTGCCTACCCGCACGCTGGCACCCATATTTATAATGGGCGCCTTCGGTGGACTTACCAAAGCCATCATGCTCCATTATGAGATCAACGTGATTGGAGCCTCATTTGCAGGCGCAACGCTCATCGGCTTTATAAGCATATTTTTCGCACATGAAAAACACGCCCCGCCGCCGATATTTGCCATTCCGGCAGTGATCCCGATGGTGCCGGGTATTTTTGCCTATCGCATGATGATCGGCCTCATCAGCCTGGCCGGCAAGATTGACAATACCGCGTATACCCGTATCATGTCCGAAACTACCAATAACGGCTTAAAAGTAATGTTTATCCTGATGGGACTGGCCACAGGCGTGGGCCTGCCCATGCTAATTACCCGGAAGGATTCCGCCAAAGACCTCCGCTTTAAAAGGAACCGCAAAGTAACCGGGTAA
- the adhE gene encoding bifunctional acetaldehyde-CoA/alcohol dehydrogenase, protein MRHKKSNTMKSTNAEKLVQQIERIREAQRQYALFTQEQVDDIFRKAAIAANNARIQLAKLAVEETGMGQVEDKVIKNHFASENIYNQYKNEKTCGVIEVDEAFGIVKIAEPIGVIAAIVPTTNPTSTAIFKALIALKTRNGIIFSPHPRAKKSTIAAAKIILDAAVQAGAPANIIGWIDEPTVELSQIVMAEADLILATGGPGMVKAAYSSGKPAIGVGAGNTPAIIDETAHIKMAVNSILLSKTFDNGMICASEQSVIVIDKVYDEVKQEFLDRGAYILNKEETSKVGAVLLINGILNSNIVGQSAFKIAALAGVTVPEETKILIGEVESTELEEPFSHEKLSPVLAMYKAHTFESALHKAVRLVKLGGFGHTSVLYTDAVKSQERIQKFSAAMKTGRTIINMPSSQGAIGDIFNFKLSPSLTLGCGSWGGNSVSENVGVKHLLNIKTVAKRRENMLWFRVPEKIYFKYGCLPLALRELKELGKKRVFIVTDKVLAAMGFTERITHVLDELGLEHTVFSDVDPDPTLRTAKKGAAEMIAFQPDAIIALGGGSPMDAAKIMWVLYEHPQEKFEDLAMRFMDIRKRVCAFPVMGQKAMFVAVPTSAGTGSEVTPFAVITDEETQIKYPLADYELTPDMAIVDAELMMNMPKGLTCASGIDALTHCLEAYVSVLASEFTNGLALEGIRLIFKYLPDAYNEGTTNIKAREKMAHASAMAGMAFANAFLGVCHSCAHKLGAMHHVPHGIANAMLINEVIRFNAVDNPRKQASFPQYKYPNAKWRYARIADYLNLGGNDENEKVELLMKAIDGLKEKIGIPTSIKNFGVSETAFYSSLDSMSEQAFDDQCTGANPRYPSIAELKQIYIKAYEGEQPAVVVAEAENLEVVI, encoded by the coding sequence ATGCGGCATAAAAAATCAAACACAATGAAATCAACAAACGCAGAAAAATTAGTTCAGCAAATTGAAAGGATTCGCGAAGCTCAAAGGCAATACGCGTTATTTACACAGGAGCAGGTAGACGACATTTTCAGGAAGGCCGCTATCGCAGCAAATAACGCGCGGATACAACTGGCCAAACTCGCTGTCGAGGAAACAGGAATGGGCCAGGTTGAAGATAAAGTAATCAAAAATCATTTTGCATCGGAGAATATTTACAATCAATATAAAAATGAAAAAACTTGCGGCGTAATTGAGGTGGACGAAGCTTTTGGTATTGTAAAAATTGCCGAACCTATCGGTGTAATTGCAGCTATTGTACCTACTACCAATCCAACTTCAACCGCTATATTTAAGGCGCTGATCGCCTTAAAAACCCGTAACGGCATCATTTTTTCACCTCACCCCAGGGCTAAAAAATCAACCATCGCGGCAGCAAAAATTATTTTGGACGCTGCCGTACAAGCGGGCGCTCCGGCAAATATCATCGGCTGGATAGACGAGCCCACTGTGGAGCTTTCACAGATTGTAATGGCGGAAGCCGACCTGATCCTGGCCACAGGTGGTCCGGGTATGGTTAAAGCGGCTTACTCTTCAGGCAAACCGGCCATCGGCGTAGGCGCAGGCAATACCCCTGCCATTATTGATGAAACCGCGCACATCAAAATGGCTGTAAACTCCATATTGCTTTCTAAAACATTTGACAATGGCATGATCTGCGCTTCTGAACAGAGCGTAATTGTAATTGACAAAGTTTACGATGAAGTTAAACAGGAATTTTTAGACCGCGGCGCTTACATCTTAAACAAAGAAGAAACCAGCAAAGTGGGCGCAGTACTATTGATCAACGGCATCCTTAATTCCAATATCGTCGGACAGTCTGCATTTAAAATTGCGGCGCTTGCCGGGGTTACCGTTCCCGAAGAAACAAAAATATTGATCGGCGAAGTGGAATCAACCGAATTGGAAGAACCATTCTCTCATGAAAAACTGTCACCGGTATTGGCTATGTACAAGGCCCACACCTTTGAGTCAGCCCTGCACAAAGCGGTGCGTTTGGTAAAACTTGGCGGCTTCGGGCATACCTCCGTATTGTATACCGATGCTGTTAAGAGCCAGGAGCGCATCCAAAAATTCAGTGCCGCTATGAAAACCGGCCGTACCATCATCAATATGCCTTCATCACAAGGCGCTATCGGCGATATCTTCAACTTTAAATTATCACCTTCATTAACCCTGGGCTGCGGTAGCTGGGGCGGAAATTCAGTATCAGAAAACGTGGGCGTAAAACACTTATTAAATATTAAAACCGTAGCCAAAAGGCGCGAAAACATGTTATGGTTCAGGGTACCTGAAAAAATATACTTTAAATACGGATGCCTTCCGTTGGCTTTGCGGGAGTTAAAAGAACTTGGTAAAAAACGGGTATTTATTGTAACTGATAAAGTACTGGCAGCCATGGGCTTTACCGAACGTATCACCCACGTGCTGGATGAACTGGGGCTTGAACATACTGTATTCTCAGATGTGGACCCCGATCCTACCCTGCGCACCGCTAAAAAAGGCGCAGCTGAAATGATCGCTTTTCAACCGGACGCCATTATCGCCCTGGGCGGCGGTTCACCCATGGATGCAGCCAAGATCATGTGGGTTTTATACGAACATCCGCAGGAAAAATTTGAGGACCTTGCTATGCGCTTTATGGACATCCGCAAAAGGGTGTGCGCTTTCCCGGTTATGGGTCAAAAAGCCATGTTTGTAGCGGTGCCAACCTCTGCAGGCACAGGTTCAGAAGTTACACCGTTTGCGGTAATAACCGACGAGGAAACACAGATCAAATACCCGCTGGCCGATTATGAACTAACACCGGATATGGCCATTGTTGACGCAGAACTGATGATGAATATGCCGAAAGGCTTAACCTGCGCGTCAGGCATCGATGCTTTGACCCACTGCCTTGAGGCTTATGTATCAGTACTGGCATCTGAGTTTACCAATGGTTTGGCGCTTGAAGGCATCAGGCTGATATTTAAATACCTGCCTGATGCTTATAACGAAGGCACTACCAATATAAAAGCCCGCGAGAAAATGGCGCATGCTTCTGCTATGGCCGGTATGGCCTTTGCCAACGCGTTTTTGGGTGTTTGCCACTCCTGCGCGCACAAACTGGGGGCTATGCACCATGTACCGCACGGCATTGCCAATGCGATGCTGATTAACGAGGTGATCCGTTTTAACGCAGTTGATAACCCGCGCAAGCAGGCGTCATTCCCTCAATATAAATACCCTAACGCCAAGTGGAGATATGCAAGGATTGCAGATTATCTTAACCTGGGCGGGAATGATGAAAACGAGAAAGTAGAGTTACTGATGAAAGCCATTGACGGCCTGAAAGAGAAGATAGGCATCCCTACATCCATTAAAAACTTTGGTGTAAGCGAAACCGCCTTTTATTCAAGTTTGGACAGTATGTCTGAACAGGCATTTGACGACCAGTGCACAGGCGCCAACCCGCGGTACCCGTCAATTGCAGAGCTTAAACAGATCTACATCAAGGCTTATGAGGGCGAACAACCGGCAGTAGTTGTTGCCGAAGCGGAAAACCTTGAAGTTGTTATTTAA
- the infC gene encoding translation initiation factor IF-3, with translation MALNKPFNRGPRLPFKKKEAEHNINQFIRATEVRLVGDNVEQGIFSLRDALAIAEEQELDLVEISPNAVPPVCKVTDYNKFIYEQKKKLKEIKSNAKQTVIKEIRFGPNTDDHDFEFKLKHAIKFLEAGEKVRAYVHFKGRAIVYKEQGEILLLRFAQALEEVGKVEQLPKLEGKRMFLTVTPKAAKK, from the coding sequence TTGGCTTTAAATAAACCTTTCAACAGAGGACCCAGGCTACCATTTAAGAAAAAGGAAGCCGAACACAACATTAATCAATTTATAAGGGCCACCGAAGTCCGCCTTGTAGGCGACAACGTGGAGCAAGGCATTTTTTCGTTGAGGGATGCGCTGGCCATTGCCGAAGAACAGGAATTGGATCTTGTTGAAATTTCGCCAAATGCGGTACCTCCGGTTTGTAAAGTAACGGACTATAACAAGTTCATTTACGAGCAGAAGAAAAAGCTGAAAGAAATAAAAAGCAACGCCAAGCAAACGGTTATCAAAGAAATACGCTTCGGGCCGAATACTGACGACCACGACTTTGAATTTAAGCTGAAACACGCGATCAAATTTTTGGAAGCCGGCGAAAAGGTGAGGGCATATGTGCATTTTAAAGGCCGGGCCATTGTTTACAAGGAACAGGGTGAGATTTTATTGTTACGCTTTGCCCAGGCACTTGAAGAAGTAGGTAAAGTGGAGCAATTGCCAAAGCTGGAAGGAAAACGGATGTTTTTAACCGTTACGCCAAAAGCGGCTAAGAAATAG